One window of Marinomonas primoryensis genomic DNA carries:
- a CDS encoding undecaprenyl-diphosphate phosphatase encodes MDILHSVILGLVEGATEFLPISSTGHMIVVSQWLGMEQTEGNKAFEVIIQLAAILAVVANYKERFTFKHTRLWCQVFVAFLPVAVVGFLLRHQIKELFSVSVVATMFIVGGVIFLITEKVIKGKKASVEQLENLSFKQALWIGLAQVFALIPGTSRAGSTIVGALFAGLSRKASAEFSFLLALPVMMAASGYDLLSNYKAFSGEQLLPLLVGFVVAFVSAFVAMKLFMAFLDKFTFVAFGWYRIVFGGLLLFLA; translated from the coding sequence GTGGATATACTGCATAGTGTCATTTTGGGGTTGGTAGAGGGAGCAACAGAGTTTTTACCTATTTCTTCAACAGGTCATATGATTGTGGTCAGTCAATGGTTGGGAATGGAGCAAACAGAAGGTAACAAAGCGTTTGAGGTGATTATTCAATTGGCCGCTATCTTGGCGGTTGTCGCGAATTATAAAGAGCGTTTTACCTTTAAACATACTCGTCTTTGGTGTCAGGTGTTTGTTGCTTTTTTACCCGTTGCTGTTGTGGGTTTTTTACTGCGTCATCAAATTAAAGAATTGTTTTCTGTATCTGTAGTGGCAACCATGTTTATTGTGGGTGGGGTAATATTTTTGATTACTGAAAAAGTGATTAAGGGTAAAAAGGCCAGTGTCGAGCAGCTAGAAAATCTGAGCTTTAAGCAAGCGTTATGGATAGGATTGGCTCAGGTATTTGCATTAATCCCTGGAACCAGTCGAGCGGGTTCAACGATTGTCGGCGCTTTGTTTGCTGGCTTAAGTCGTAAGGCTAGTGCAGAGTTTTCTTTCTTATTGGCGTTGCCCGTCATGATGGCCGCTTCTGGCTACGATTTACTATCAAATTATAAGGCGTTTTCTGGGGAGCAGTTATTGCCTTTGCTGGTCGGATTTGTCGTCGCATTCGTGAGTGCTTTTGTGGCAATGAAACTGTTTATGGCATTTTTGGACAAATTTACGTTTGTGGCTTTTGGTTGGTATCGCATTGTGTTTGGTGGGCTTTTGCTGTTTCTTGCTTAG
- a CDS encoding amidohydrolase family protein, producing MHRCFSFAVLVTLLAGCVSSDGSPANRSLDSFNGESACYDRETEPYTAVVDTHIHYRPFDGRAIPFEEMNSYLSQTSVRFANVYGIGQMLPAYSACSNYLKCPGTPVLPTTRNDFVNAANMMEHRPDNLHLTLSMTFTDLSNPEPTIELMKLYEKEYPGLFHWMGEVNLVKQAQFNNHHVAASPEDITQWAGFMTELRTRDYPITIHSDLGNDASPTLYLPLMEQALALYPDNKVVWAHMGLSYELTTMKASEHIAVLSRLLDQYPNLMLDISWRILDDYYFSKSNNQAQYVAFMNRYSNRILPGSDFVAFRNNTFKTYQQELEVTGRIHKYLSDKAFRDIALGQNYFTLLNLDYQAPEVCQK from the coding sequence ATGCATCGTTGTTTTTCTTTCGCTGTGCTGGTCACTTTATTGGCTGGCTGTGTGTCTTCAGATGGCTCGCCAGCGAATCGTTCCTTAGATTCCTTTAACGGTGAGTCTGCTTGTTATGATAGAGAGACCGAGCCTTATACTGCGGTCGTGGATACGCATATACATTATCGGCCTTTTGATGGCAGGGCGATTCCTTTTGAGGAGATGAATTCCTATTTATCTCAGACCAGTGTTCGCTTTGCCAATGTGTATGGTATTGGGCAAATGCTTCCCGCCTATTCCGCCTGCTCTAATTATCTGAAATGTCCTGGTACGCCAGTGCTGCCGACAACACGGAATGATTTTGTTAATGCCGCCAATATGATGGAGCATAGACCTGACAACCTCCATCTCACTCTTTCAATGACCTTTACTGATTTATCCAATCCTGAACCAACGATCGAGTTGATGAAGCTCTATGAAAAAGAGTACCCAGGTTTGTTTCATTGGATGGGGGAAGTGAATTTGGTCAAACAAGCTCAATTCAACAATCATCATGTAGCGGCAAGCCCTGAAGATATCACTCAGTGGGCGGGGTTCATGACAGAATTACGAACAAGAGACTATCCCATTACAATACATTCAGACTTGGGTAATGATGCGTCACCTACCTTGTATCTGCCTCTCATGGAGCAAGCGTTGGCGTTGTATCCTGATAACAAAGTTGTCTGGGCGCACATGGGATTGTCCTATGAATTGACGACAATGAAGGCATCAGAGCACATTGCAGTTTTGTCACGCTTATTGGACCAATATCCTAACTTGATGCTGGATATTTCATGGCGTATTTTGGACGATTACTATTTTAGTAAGTCAAATAATCAAGCTCAATATGTTGCTTTTATGAACCGTTATTCTAACCGTATTTTACCAGGCTCTGACTTTGTTGCGTTTCGAAACAATACTTTTAAGACATACCAACAAGAGTTAGAGGTTACTGGTCGTATACACAAATATCTTAGTGATAAAGCCTTTCGTGATATTGCTTTGGGACAAAATTATTTTACGTTATTGAACCTTGATTATCAGGCGCCAGAGGTGTGTCAAAAGTAG
- the trhA gene encoding PAQR family membrane homeostasis protein TrhA, with amino-acid sequence MGKYFSAASNRGQSLGEEVANSISHGLGLVAAIVGTPFLILSAIDYADMSFLVGVSIFSATMIVLYLASTVYHAMPQGKAKYVFQVIDHSAVYLLIAGTYTPFMLGVLEGVWGWSLLVAVWTLAMVGVGLKAFGKASHPAVSTTLYVILGWLILIAIKPLVALMEPDGLLLLVLGGVLYTLGVVFFVIDSRLRYGHLVWHLFVVGGTVSHYFSIFYYGA; translated from the coding sequence ATGGGTAAGTATTTTTCAGCCGCTTCTAACCGTGGTCAATCTTTAGGGGAGGAAGTGGCGAACAGTATCAGTCATGGTTTGGGGTTGGTCGCTGCGATTGTTGGTACTCCGTTTCTTATTTTGAGTGCCATTGATTACGCCGATATGAGTTTTCTTGTCGGAGTAAGTATTTTTTCAGCCACCATGATTGTGCTGTATTTGGCATCGACGGTTTATCATGCGATGCCACAAGGCAAGGCGAAATATGTCTTTCAGGTGATCGATCACTCTGCTGTATATTTATTGATTGCGGGAACCTATACACCCTTTATGTTGGGTGTGTTGGAAGGTGTTTGGGGCTGGTCTTTGCTTGTAGCCGTTTGGACATTAGCAATGGTTGGAGTGGGTCTTAAAGCATTTGGGAAGGCCTCTCATCCTGCTGTATCCACTACGCTCTATGTTATTTTGGGCTGGCTTATATTGATTGCGATTAAGCCGCTTGTTGCCCTTATGGAACCCGATGGTTTGCTCTTACTAGTGCTTGGTGGCGTACTTTATACACTTGGTGTGGTGTTTTTTGTGATTGATTCACGTCTGCGCTATGGGCATTTGGTTTGGCATTTATTTGTTGTGGGTGGGACAGTGAGTCACTATTTTTCGATTTTTTATTACGGCGCTTAA
- a CDS encoding helix-turn-helix domain-containing protein, whose protein sequence is MNIGHVIKILRLQRKMTQEQIALEADMATSNVSRIEKGLRQPSQKVLQRLAIALNTKPSILYAASERPITDISDFLEKEVDEEKIEEEEEERDEQYINQLLLSHETQSVLKLFSELTPHNKTLMLEQLKTLHRWQNRVGQ, encoded by the coding sequence ATGAATATTGGCCACGTTATTAAAATTTTGCGCCTTCAACGTAAGATGACACAAGAGCAAATCGCACTGGAAGCCGACATGGCCACCAGTAACGTTTCACGTATTGAAAAAGGACTAAGACAACCCTCTCAGAAGGTGCTTCAACGATTGGCTATCGCACTCAATACAAAACCATCCATTTTGTATGCTGCTAGCGAGCGACCAATCACAGACATATCAGATTTTCTTGAAAAAGAAGTCGATGAAGAAAAAATAGAAGAAGAAGAAGAAGAAAGAGATGAGCAGTACATTAACCAGCTACTGCTCAGCCACGAAACACAGAGTGTGCTAAAGCTATTCAGTGAACTAACGCCTCATAACAAAACATTGATGCTAGAACAGCTTAAAACACTGCATAGATGGCAAAATAGAGTCGGTCAATAA
- a CDS encoding EAL domain-containing protein, with product MITDSLNFGRDWGQLQETNDSLIVLDGKDLIVSCNELAQKTLFNANNYTEVTFLFDSFWLEAEKRVFYLSEFRSIVGKTITLLLRSIDREYYRVDVCVEAFSFLDQSLLSLTIQKSRAQISADGFEDARFSKTSLMAKALSEDLSNSMLELHYQPQINALDSRLYGVEVLSRWTSKAFGCVPPDDFIAIAEGFGLIATLDLWVLRQACQQLADWRKRNIEVPLIAVNFSPATFDFPDLKNTIQTTLKENNLLPSDLVLEVTENKEVVSAYQSADVIHDLYLMGIHISLDDFGVGYSNLKRLLKFPVSQLKLDRSFVMGLPQTISKDLSETVLGISQKIGAVSIAEGVETESQFFLLKEMGYEVIQGYFFARPLSRVHFEEWLSSIHNSLISPLKV from the coding sequence GTGATAACAGACAGTTTGAATTTTGGGCGTGATTGGGGGCAGTTACAAGAAACGAATGACAGTTTAATTGTGTTAGATGGTAAGGATTTAATTGTTTCTTGTAATGAACTGGCTCAAAAAACGCTATTCAACGCGAATAATTACACAGAGGTTACATTTCTCTTTGACAGCTTTTGGTTAGAGGCCGAGAAGCGAGTTTTTTATTTGAGTGAGTTTAGAAGCATTGTAGGGAAAACAATCACGCTTTTATTACGTTCGATCGATCGAGAATATTATCGTGTAGATGTCTGCGTTGAAGCGTTTTCTTTTCTGGATCAATCACTTTTAAGTCTTACTATTCAAAAAAGTAGAGCTCAGATTAGCGCTGATGGTTTCGAAGACGCTCGTTTCAGTAAGACGAGTTTGATGGCGAAGGCGTTGAGTGAGGATTTGAGCAATAGCATGTTAGAGTTACACTACCAGCCCCAAATAAATGCGTTAGACAGTCGTCTTTATGGTGTAGAGGTGTTATCAAGGTGGACGAGTAAAGCGTTTGGTTGTGTTCCACCAGACGATTTTATTGCCATAGCGGAAGGGTTTGGCCTTATAGCAACATTGGATTTATGGGTCTTGCGTCAAGCATGCCAGCAGCTCGCGGACTGGCGTAAGCGCAATATAGAGGTTCCTCTTATCGCGGTTAATTTTTCTCCTGCCACCTTCGATTTTCCTGATTTAAAAAATACGATTCAAACGACCCTTAAAGAGAATAATCTGTTGCCATCTGATTTGGTATTGGAGGTGACGGAAAACAAGGAGGTTGTTTCTGCTTATCAATCTGCAGATGTCATTCATGATCTGTATTTAATGGGCATTCATATCTCATTGGATGATTTTGGAGTCGGGTATTCAAACTTAAAACGATTACTAAAATTCCCCGTATCACAATTGAAGCTAGACCGTTCTTTTGTGATGGGGTTGCCACAAACTATTTCAAAAGATCTTAGTGAAACGGTGTTGGGCATTAGTCAGAAAATAGGGGCGGTCTCGATCGCAGAAGGTGTAGAAACAGAGTCGCAGTTTTTTCTTTTGAAAGAAATGGGTTATGAGGTAATCCAAGGGTATTTTTTTGCACGTCCTCTTTCTAGAGTGCATTTTGAAGAGTGGCTTTCCAGCATCCATAATTCGCTCATATCACCACTGAAAGTCTGA
- a CDS encoding YkgJ family cysteine cluster protein, with translation MNISLKNIAESDVTCSNCQACCCRMEVMIISDTGVPDKHISVDEWGGETMLRLDDGWCSAVDRDTYLCTIYENRPWICREFEMGSDECREEFNVIR, from the coding sequence ATGAATATTTCTTTAAAAAATATCGCTGAATCTGATGTAACTTGCTCTAACTGCCAAGCTTGTTGTTGTCGTATGGAAGTCATGATCATCAGCGATACTGGCGTGCCCGATAAGCATATTTCCGTGGATGAATGGGGCGGAGAAACGATGTTGAGGCTTGACGATGGTTGGTGCTCCGCAGTGGATAGAGATACCTACCTTTGTACGATTTACGAAAATCGGCCTTGGATTTGCCGAGAGTTTGAAATGGGATCGGATGAGTGTCGGGAAGAATTTAACGTTATTAGGTAG
- a CDS encoding thioredoxin family protein — protein MQATQIGFNPEYSEDAPSLDELSSLVGSALLEFGTPWCGHCQASRSAIEEVMLAFPNLAHIKVFDGKGKRLGRQFSVTLWPTLILLHDGKEVGRVVRFTTANEVRELMSQSV, from the coding sequence ATGCAAGCGACTCAAATAGGGTTTAATCCAGAATATTCTGAAGATGCCCCGAGCCTAGATGAGCTTAGCAGCTTAGTTGGCAGCGCGTTACTTGAATTTGGTACGCCTTGGTGTGGACATTGTCAGGCATCACGTTCGGCGATCGAAGAGGTTATGTTGGCGTTCCCAAACTTAGCGCATATCAAGGTGTTTGACGGCAAAGGAAAACGGCTTGGTAGGCAGTTTAGTGTGACGCTTTGGCCAACCTTAATTTTGCTGCACGACGGGAAAGAAGTTGGGCGAGTTGTTCGTTTTACAACAGCCAATGAAGTACGAGAATTGATGAGCCAAAGCGTTTGA
- a CDS encoding N-acetylmuramoyl-L-alanine amidase-like domain-containing protein: MPFIDDVVSHLKERVTGGLKKILPICVLSFFLSPAMAINAIDSANKALLYKVIDESQAGTRSAGHTQKLEALSQVLLGSLYVGGSVGEGEEGIYDKDPLVRFDVFDCTTYVETILAGAMSASSDEFEQNLMRLRYKEGNVSFVSRNHFPSLDWLPNNQDKLVDITSTVAGGAVSMAKTIIDKTAWYQHIGDDVIHCDMASSSDCLTLLTRLQGEGDTFDPEPAFLSYIPLTDLFLGEAKRTNQALLDRIPSGSVINMVRPDWPIKQWIGTNMNVSHQGIAIRKNGTLFLRHASVVYKKVLDENFVDYFSGYSASSTLKGFNVQSLKQ; this comes from the coding sequence ATGCCATTCATTGACGATGTTGTTAGTCACCTGAAGGAGAGAGTGACGGGTGGTTTGAAGAAGATCTTGCCTATCTGTGTGCTTAGTTTTTTCTTATCGCCTGCGATGGCCATCAATGCTATTGATTCTGCTAATAAGGCGCTTTTGTATAAAGTGATAGACGAGAGTCAAGCGGGTACTCGTTCTGCTGGCCATACTCAAAAACTAGAGGCATTGAGTCAGGTTTTGTTGGGCTCTTTGTATGTTGGTGGCAGTGTTGGCGAAGGTGAAGAAGGGATTTATGATAAAGACCCTTTAGTGCGTTTTGATGTATTTGATTGCACAACGTATGTTGAAACAATATTGGCGGGTGCTATGTCGGCTTCTTCTGATGAATTTGAACAGAATTTAATGCGACTACGCTATAAAGAGGGAAATGTATCCTTCGTGTCGCGCAATCATTTTCCTAGCCTAGACTGGCTGCCTAATAATCAAGATAAGTTAGTTGATATCACATCAACCGTTGCAGGCGGCGCCGTTTCAATGGCAAAGACAATAATAGATAAAACGGCGTGGTATCAGCATATTGGGGACGATGTTATTCATTGCGATATGGCATCGTCGAGCGATTGTCTAACGTTGTTGACTCGGTTGCAGGGAGAGGGTGATACGTTTGATCCTGAGCCTGCGTTTCTATCTTATATTCCTTTGACCGATTTGTTTCTTGGTGAGGCTAAGCGTACTAATCAAGCCTTATTAGATCGAATTCCTTCTGGCAGTGTGATCAACATGGTTCGCCCCGACTGGCCAATTAAACAATGGATTGGAACTAATATGAACGTGTCACATCAAGGTATCGCCATCCGAAAAAATGGCACGTTATTTCTTCGGCATGCCAGTGTTGTATATAAAAAAGTGTTAGATGAAAACTTTGTCGATTACTTCTCCGGTTATTCAGCGTCCTCGACTTTGAAAGGGTTTAACGTTCAAAGCTTGAAGCAATAA
- a CDS encoding DUF2721 domain-containing protein, which translates to MIITLTTPAMLFPAVSLLLLAYTNRFVTLASIIRTFDPKLEDENITEQITNLRKRIYLIRRMQEAGVVSFFLCVLSMMAIYLEYQQIGSYIFGASLICLMYSLYLSVREITISCDALELHLQYFSTNFKQRNNKK; encoded by the coding sequence ATGATTATCACACTAACCACGCCCGCGATGTTGTTTCCTGCGGTTTCGTTATTGTTACTGGCTTACACCAACCGCTTTGTGACGCTCGCTTCTATTATTCGTACTTTTGACCCAAAGCTTGAAGACGAGAATATTACTGAGCAAATTACTAACTTACGTAAACGTATATACTTAATTCGACGCATGCAGGAAGCAGGCGTCGTTAGCTTTTTTCTGTGCGTTTTATCAATGATGGCCATTTATTTAGAATACCAACAAATCGGCAGCTACATTTTTGGCGCGAGCCTTATCTGCCTGATGTACTCTTTGTATTTGTCAGTTCGCGAAATCACCATTTCATGTGATGCACTTGAGTTACATCTACAGTATTTCAGTACCAACTTTAAACAGCGAAACAATAAAAAGTAG
- a CDS encoding hemolysin family protein: protein MSDVLSIGLLIIAGALFAMSEMGMAAARKIKLRVLADEGNVKALAVLKLQQKPGAFFAMIQIALNAIAILGGIIGEQALTPYITQVVTLMYSGPLLDQVSFVLSFLTLTSLFILFADLLPKRLAIIMPEAVAIRMVTPMLWVTFMLTPVVFLFNGITNTILRLFNVPIEREEIVTTEDIVAMMEAGAEDGSLQSQEYQLIGNVFELETRNISSAMTPRDQIIYFDIDDSSEVISQKIIDHPHNDFLVCNGSLDKIEGIIESKEILRLVLKGEPAQIKPEQVDKDVFYLPETLTLSEALNAFRMAPQAFAVIVNEYATIVGIVTVKDLLGGFMGGLLTPHDEEQIVQRDANSWLIEGLTPISDVMRSLTIEEFPDRSQYETLGGFMTYSLKRLPKRTDFFVYADYKFEVLDLEGVRVEQVLVTRLK from the coding sequence ATGAGTGATGTGTTGAGTATTGGCTTACTGATTATTGCCGGTGCATTGTTTGCTATGTCTGAAATGGGGATGGCCGCCGCGAGAAAAATAAAGCTACGAGTGCTCGCCGATGAGGGCAACGTAAAAGCGCTTGCCGTGCTTAAGTTACAGCAAAAGCCCGGTGCTTTTTTTGCCATGATTCAAATTGCTTTGAATGCAATTGCTATTTTGGGCGGTATTATCGGAGAGCAAGCACTGACCCCTTACATTACACAGGTTGTGACCTTAATGTATTCCGGCCCGTTATTGGATCAAGTTAGTTTTGTCCTTTCTTTTCTGACGTTGACGTCGCTGTTTATTTTATTTGCAGATTTGCTGCCAAAGCGTTTGGCGATCATTATGCCGGAAGCGGTGGCTATTCGTATGGTTACGCCAATGCTTTGGGTAACCTTTATGTTAACGCCCGTGGTTTTTTTGTTTAATGGTATAACCAATACGATTCTGCGCTTGTTTAATGTGCCAATTGAGCGTGAAGAAATTGTTACTACAGAAGATATTGTAGCCATGATGGAAGCCGGTGCGGAAGATGGCAGTTTGCAGAGTCAGGAATATCAGCTTATTGGTAATGTGTTTGAACTAGAAACGCGCAATATTTCCAGTGCGATGACTCCGCGTGATCAGATTATCTACTTCGATATTGACGACAGCAGCGAAGTCATTAGCCAGAAAATCATTGATCATCCACATAATGATTTCTTAGTTTGCAATGGTAGTTTAGATAAAATTGAGGGCATTATTGAGTCAAAAGAAATATTGCGATTGGTGCTTAAAGGGGAACCAGCGCAAATCAAACCAGAGCAAGTGGATAAAGATGTCTTTTATTTACCAGAAACACTAACGCTTTCGGAAGCGTTAAATGCGTTCAGAATGGCGCCACAAGCGTTTGCTGTTATCGTCAATGAATACGCGACAATTGTTGGCATTGTAACGGTGAAAGACTTACTTGGCGGCTTCATGGGGGGGTTGTTAACGCCTCATGACGAAGAACAAATCGTACAGCGTGACGCGAATTCTTGGTTAATAGAGGGATTGACGCCGATCAGTGATGTTATGCGAAGTCTTACTATAGAAGAATTTCCAGATCGTAGCCAATATGAAACCCTGGGTGGTTTTATGACTTATAGTTTAAAGCGATTGCCAAAGCGTACAGATTTTTTTGTCTATGCAGATTATAAGTTTGAAGTATTGGACCTTGAAGGTGTTCGTGTTGAACAGGTCTTGGTAACACGTTTGAAATAA
- a CDS encoding DUF883 family protein, with amino-acid sequence MATGIKNTTQSKAHEKVDSAAEVAHKGVDSAAEVKEKSQERIEEVAHQISEQAHKIAETAKSQSEKVSSAVGEYAKEHPVKTIGIAFLAGALAASFLCKRK; translated from the coding sequence ATGGCTACCGGAATCAAAAACACGACCCAATCAAAAGCACATGAAAAAGTAGATAGTGCGGCTGAAGTGGCCCATAAAGGGGTAGACAGCGCGGCTGAAGTGAAAGAAAAAAGCCAAGAACGTATCGAAGAAGTGGCTCATCAAATCAGCGAACAAGCCCATAAAATCGCGGAAACAGCGAAAAGCCAATCAGAAAAAGTATCTTCTGCCGTGGGTGAATACGCCAAAGAACATCCAGTCAAAACTATCGGTATCGCCTTTTTAGCAGGTGCATTGGCTGCTAGTTTTTTGTGCAAGCGTAAATAA